TGCATATTTCAAACTAAAAGCTGATTACAGTTCTCCAAAAAATCAAATAAAACAAACAATAATAGAGCAAAACAAACAACGTGATGAGTCAAAAATAGTATCGGGACTACCCTCCGAATTGCTCGCCGTGTTCCTGTTATCTCAATCAAATCGAGATTGTGAATTGCAATTTAATTCACAGGGGAAATTCCATAGTATACAACTGCAAAATATAGATAAATTAGGCCGAAAATTCGCGGATGTTTTGATCGGCGTTGAGCTTAACGAGCATGTTGTCACACGAGAGATGCAGCTGCTGAATTCTCAAGTCATCAGGGCTCGAGGTGCGCCTTTAAAAAAATGCGCGATAGACGTTCTCGTGAAATCGTATGCGACGTTTCGTGAATGGTTTGTCAGATCAAAATCAGAAAAAATGAGTTTGAGAGATTTAATTTCTGCAATTAATAAAGATAACTCAGCAAACGGCAAACAGAATTTGAATGTATTAATGCAATTATTACTGTTATCAAAAGTTGAGTTGTATTCGTCTCAAGATGACAAAATATTATTACCAATGTCCCGTTTGTTTACTGTTGTATCTAGTGAGGCAGACGCTCAGGAGGCACTCAGATCGTTGATTAGAGAGGCTAGAGACAAGAGCGAATCAAAAAAAAGAGGCGGTATAAAAAGCGGCAGACTAATGGACGTTTGCAAAAATATTTTTGTAGATTTTTCTGGCAGTGCATATGAGCGACTTTTTTTAGCGCACACTAAAATGACAAAGAAAGGGCTTGTAGCGACAGGTTCATTCTTTAGATATGATTTGTCCCTCGGTAATGCAGAAGCCCGTCTCTGCGCTCTGCTAGACATGCATAGGCCATATCTTCGAGAGCACAACACTGACGGATCAATCACACAGCTCACACTCGCGAAAACGTTTTCTCTAAATTCTATTGTTGCGCTCACAGGACAAACTACTGAATCAAAAAAGGATCCACGTCGTTTTAAAGAAACATGCAGGGTTGCTGCTTCAACATTTGGCGCAATTGCTTATAGTATTAGCAATTTTTCTATTGAGTATCAAAAATTTATAGACCCTACCCAAAAATCAACATCAGAACCTTTTGCGGAAAATATAGGGGGGGATCAGAACCTTTTGCGGAAGAACTCAGAACCTTTTGCGGAAGAAAATGATAAAACTCAGAACCTTTTGCGGAGCTTTTCAGAACCTTTTGCGGAAACAGCCCCAAAATGTTCAACTCTAACAACAACAAAAAAGCCTTTAGTATATATAAGTAATCTTAATATAGTAACTACTAGTATCCCAAAAATTTCAGATCAGCAGTCCGAAGACTCAAAACCTCAACTTTCAGAAGACATCAAAAAATTCATCGACTCATTTCCGCCAGTCCCCAAAAGACGTGAATACGCCCGTATTAGAAAACTCGATTCTTTTGATGAATACGAAAAAGAAATTCGATCATCACCTGGATTTTTTAATTTCACGCGCAAATCATCATTAAAAAACAGCATAGCGTCTAAAAATTAGGGGTTATTTTATGTCTGAAACAATTGAGGATCAAAAAAAGCGAGGACGTAAAAAAATGACTGAAGCAGAGAAAATTGAGAGAGACGAAAAAAGACGGAGTCTTAAAAAACTGAGAAATCGAGCTTACTACGTAACAAAAACTATTTTTAAACGTCGCGAAAAAAAGTCAGCCAATTAAATAGACTATCATTTTTTTTTATTTTAGATTTCATGTGAACTGAGTTTAATCCCAAAGTGGAGACGAGATATATATGCTACGCATTACTATTATTAATACGTCAAATAATGACGTTTTTTACGCAACTGAAAAATCTGTTGGATTTGATATACCGTCAAATCAATCTATCATTTTATTACCGTTTCAAACTAAAATTATTAAAACTGGGCTATCCTTTAAAGTAGAAGACAAATCGTCGTTTAATAACATACGTTTTGAACTACAAATTAGACCTCGCAGCTCCTCATTAATTAAAGAAAATCTCTATATTCAGTTAGGCACTATTGATCAAGATTACACGGGAGAAATCCACGTAATCGTTAAAAATCTTTCACCACTCCCCAAGCGAATTAAAAAAGGCCAGCGCATTGCGCAGGGCGTTATTAGCTCAGTTTATATTGCTGATAACGTCATAAACAAAAATAAAAAACGCAATAATTCAGGATTTGGGAGTACTGGAAAATGAAAGCAAAAAAATATAATCCGTCAGCTCAAAAAATTGTTAGTTATACACAACAACAAATTGATGAATTAAAAGCATACGAAGACCAATTGCACAAAGACATGATTTACATAATCGACAACGACATCACACGTGCATATGCTGATATGAAAAAACACATACGCAAAAATTTAGACAGCAAACGCATTATACACAACAGAAATATATACACTGCATTAATAAATCTTAAAAAATCAGCTCAATTACTAATCAAAAAATATGAGGAGAATTTTGATGCAAATTAAAGACGATGTGAAAACTGAGGTTGAAAACCCTCAAAATTTAACAACTGAAGAAACAGTTCAGTTAAAAAGATATGACATTGGCATGTCATATTACGTCACGAATAATTTAGATGACATGAATAAAGCCAGAGAATTATTAGGATTAAGTCCGCTTAAAAACAAAAAGAAAAAATGCTTGAGATGTAACAGTTATTTTAAATCCGCTGAGTATCGTTTGTGTGCAAATTGCAGAAATTTTGCAAATAGTAATAATTCTAGTTTTTTATGAGAGGAAATATGCATGAAAACAAAAAATATCAGTGATTATATTGACGAAATAAACGCATTGAGAATTGAGAATGAATTGTTGAAACGAGATAAAAAAACTCTCGTTGAAGCTGTGGAAAAAATGGCTTCTGATGCTCGAAATCAACTACATAATTTAGAAAAAACATTGGATTTATTTAGAATTATAAACAGAAATGTGCGTACTGTAAATAATAAACAAAGCCCACCACCCGAGGGTGTAAAACGTCCCGTGGGTAGTATTGATGGCTCAAACATTATGATTAAATCTTGGAGTAAATAATGAATAAAAATATATATAATCTAAAAACTATTGAAGCGCTAAAATTAATGCTAGACGGGAAAAAAGTTAAATGCGAAGACGGAACTATTTTTCAAATTAATTTCGAAAAAGAATTGGTTGTAACAGATCAAAATGATGAATTTAAAATTCATGATTTTTTAAAATCAGACCCTTATAAATTTAAAGAAATTTTGGAGTAAATAATGTCTGAAATTGAGCTGTTTAAAACATCTGTACCCAAAAAAATAAAAAGATTTGCAATCAATAATTTTGGAGTCGAAATAATTGTAGCAGAGAGTTTGAAAAAAGCAGGTATATATTCAGATGATAAAAAATCAAATAACGCAGATGTTGTTTATATTAATAACATAGTATTTGTAAAAAAATATACAAAACATAAAGCAGATGACTTGAGCTTTTTAATACTAAAATGCCTTGGCCTTGCAGTTATACATCATTTTAAATATCAGAATTTAAAAATAACTAAAATAAATGAGGAGATTCAGGCTATAGGTATTGCTTTTTCTTTAGCTGTTTTTCTTAAAATTAGGGTTTCAAAAATGATGATTAGAAATTTAAATAGATTGATTTCCGTTGATGATAGTAAACAATTTTTTTTAGAATTTTAGGAGATAATATGACTATATATCATTTAGAAAATGATAAAACAGAGGATCTTTTTCACAAACTTACTAGCGAGGGTCGACAAAAAGCGTATGAAATTTCACGCACTAATGACAAAAATATTACATATAAAATAGTGCAAAAAATATATATTGATGAAATATTTTCTGAAGGTATAAGTGAAAAATCAATCATAATTTGCACACAAATAAGAAATAAATTTAAAGAATTAGCTGGTTTACTTGTAGATAATATCAAAGATGAGCACAAATTAGAAATTGCACTAACAAATCTGGAAAGCGCAATGCTTTTTGCAGAAGCTGGAATTAATAAAAATTTAGGAGAAAATAAATGACAACATTAGCTACAAAAAACGAAAGTGAGGCGCTGCAAATATTAATGTCAAATTTAGACGATTCAAAATTTATAACAGATGAATTTCTCGCTGAATTTGCAGGAGTCAGAAAAGACAATTTCAATTGCAAAGCTGAGCAGCTAAAAAAATGCGGAATACTGGATAATTTTTATAAAATAACAATAGATAATTTTAATAATATTGGAATAGTCAATCAAAAAATAATTATTAAATATAAATTATCAGATGTTATCCTTATTTTAAGCCAATATGAGAATAGTCACCAAAGAAGGGCTTTGAAATTATGCAAGCGAGCGTTAGATATGTTTGTAGATGACGCTATTATGAACTATGAAAATTTTATAGAATCTAATTTAATGCACATTCAAAAAACATTATCAGGATTGCAAGAAAAACATTCAAAATTCAGTAACGAATTAATTCAGATTAAAAATTCAAAATTGAATAAAAATTCTCAAGAGAAATTAATACATATTCAAAAAACAATTGCTGGATTAAAGAAAAAACATACTAAATTTAGCGACGAATTAATGCAGATTAAAAACTCAAAATTAAACAAAATTAGGCCATAAACAGGAGCGGCCAAACAAATGTTTGGCCTACCGACGAATACGAGACGTATTAGCTACGCATCAGCTCAGAGCGTAGCACAAGGATTAGGAATTGCAACAGCAAATAAAGGAGTGGCTATGTCATCAGGATCGTTTATAAAACTATCATACCCCCTCAGTAGAAAATTAGGAATCCCAAAATCTTTGGTATTACAGAAAATAATTGATTGGGTTTCTGTAAATAAAAACAAATCAAACATGAAAAAAGGGAATGCTGTCTGGGTAAAACGTTCTGCGCAGGAGTTAGCTCAGGATTTAGACGGCAATATGTCAGCGCGTAGTATTGAGCGCCATTTGTCTGAGCTTGCAAACGAAGGTTGGATCATAAAAGAGAATTTTAACAGAAATAGTTTTGATAGGACTACGTGGTACACAGTTAACGGGCGTTTAGTAAGCATTGCGTTAAAAGAATGGAACGCAGAACAGAGCGACAAAATGTCGTCTTCAGATAACGATCAACTGTCGGAATCTGAAACCGACAAATTGTCGAAAAATTTAAATTCATGTGCCGACAATCGATCGGAATCTGAAACCGACAATCTGAGTGCAGTCGGTACGCAAATTGGCGAATCAGAATTACGCAACAGTTACGATTCTCCCAACAATATAGTAATAGATAAAGAATATAAAAAAAGAATAGATGAAGAACAGATAAATATTACAGAAAATTTTTTAGACTTAAAAAAGACAAAAATCAGAGTTGTGAAAACCAATGAGAAAAAATTAGACGAAAGATCGGCTCAATTACTCAAATCTGGAATTGACGCATACGTAAAAGCGTACGAGCAACGCTACAAAGCAAAGTTCCTAGATTTCGCAACTCTCAATCGTTCAATACAGCAAATAATAAAAAAAATGGGCAAATCGTTTTCTGAACAAAATTTAATTGATTGCGTGAATTGCTATATGCGCTCGCAAAATTCGTGGCATTTGACTAAAGGCCACTCTCCAATCTACCTCGCTGGTGACATTCAAAATATTTTTGCAGCAACACAAAATAAAAACGTCATCAAAACACAAACGCAGGCTCGTCACAGCGATTTATCAAGTGCGATTGATCAGTCTATCGCAAATGCAATGGAAGCTCTTAGAGACGAAAAGAACAGTGATATTTTTGATGTTTAAACTTTGATTAAATTAGAGGCATAACATGATTTTTTATTTTGAATTTTTCAAAACAGAGGATTTATGATCAACAAAGAAGATTACAAATTTGATTCAAAAGAGGCATTTAAACGTTTGCTGGATGGAAAATCAATTATATCTAAATTCGGTATTGTATATAAAATAAAAGGAAAATCTATTCAAACAAGCACAGAAAAAATATGCTCATTTGCTGAGTTTTTAAATTATGACAATGAATATTTATTTAAAGA
The sequence above is a segment of the Fluviispira vulneris genome. Coding sequences within it:
- a CDS encoding dUTP diphosphatase, giving the protein MLRITIINTSNNDVFYATEKSVGFDIPSNQSIILLPFQTKIIKTGLSFKVEDKSSFNNIRFELQIRPRSSSLIKENLYIQLGTIDQDYTGEIHVIVKNLSPLPKRIKKGQRIAQGVISSVYIADNVINKNKKRNNSGFGSTGK